Proteins encoded within one genomic window of Flavobacterium sp. NG2:
- the gcvH gene encoding glycine cleavage system protein GcvH, with translation MSIPSNLKYTKDHEWVSLEGDIATIGITHFAQKELGDIVYVEVETLDQVLEQDEVFGTVEAVKTVSDLFLPMAGEIIEFNSSLEDTPEAVNSDPYGAGWMIKVKVSDVSTYDSLLSDEDYKQLIGA, from the coding sequence ATGAGTATACCGTCAAATTTAAAGTACACAAAAGATCACGAATGGGTTAGTTTAGAAGGTGATATTGCAACTATTGGGATTACCCATTTTGCTCAAAAAGAGTTAGGAGATATCGTTTACGTTGAAGTAGAAACTTTGGATCAGGTTCTTGAACAAGATGAAGTTTTTGGTACTGTAGAAGCGGTGAAAACAGTTTCTGATTTGTTTCTTCCAATGGCAGGAGAAATTATTGAATTTAATAGTTCTTTGGAAGATACTCCAGAGGCAGTAAATTCAGATCCTTATGGTGCTGGTTGGATGATAAAAGTTAAGGTTTCGGATGTTTCAACTTATGATTCATTGCTTTCTGATGAAGATTACAAACAATTGATAGGTGCTTAA
- a CDS encoding VanZ family protein: protein MAAVLWTSIVLVLCLIRLDGAPTVDVMNFDKYVHTAFHFIFTMLWYLYFRLHFKKENKYKPFIVSFVSSVLFGILIEILQQCCTASRAGDVFDVLANMLGASVAISLFFVLDNYKCLEKIS, encoded by the coding sequence TTGGCAGCTGTTTTGTGGACATCAATTGTGTTGGTTCTTTGTTTGATTCGACTTGATGGTGCTCCGACAGTAGATGTCATGAATTTCGATAAATACGTTCATACCGCATTTCACTTTATCTTTACAATGCTTTGGTATTTGTATTTCAGATTGCATTTTAAAAAAGAGAATAAATACAAACCATTTATAGTTTCATTTGTATCTTCAGTGTTGTTTGGAATCTTGATAGAGATACTACAACAATGTTGTACAGCTAGTCGCGCCGGAGATGTGTTTGATGTTTTAGCAAATATGTTGGGCGCAAGTGTAGCAATAAGTTTGTTCTTTGTTTTAGACAATTATAAATGTTTGGAAAAAATAAGTTAA